The genomic window gccaaatgcggcccgccatgtcattttatgtggcccgcgacaaattaaattaaaaggtgtgacTGGTTTaatatgtcagtttatcattagatacatagtttaacagacattttttcatatctatgcaaatccctatgcaatatttgtaacttgaataagtgataaatatagaaaaggttaattaacaagattcaaaagtagttgcatttattttatattaaatttggttacatttagtgacatttatcttacagttagttacatctggtcctttgagagcgaccattttgttgatgtggccctttgtgaaaatgagtttgacactccTGGTCTACAGGAATAAGATGATGTTGTGAACtatatcatttaaaataaaaagttggaTTTGTGCAAACTGTTGAATACGTTTGTCAAAAGTACTTATACCCAGACACTCACTgatactagatactcatttgaacacgTATTGATACCGGAAAAATAACATAAACTTAACAATATTTGATCCTTTCCTAGATAAATTTATATcagaagtataagaccacatgggaatattttaaaaagaacagTTATTTGTGCTGAagatcacattttgttttttaaaatgtctatcATATTAAAATTGgaatcgaaatcgagtttgaaatgttagtgtgTGCGACCAGTagtgaccagtggtggaacataacaaaggaaaagtagtgaagtactgtgcttaattacaatttttaggtgtctgtactttctgtaagtatttttacagtggatactttttacttttactttactacatttgagagaaggcatctgtactttctactacatgTGTgatctggactgaaaagtaaaagtattttggagAAAGGTCTCAGGTGTgttctgcacaaatctgtatcaaaatcactacatttgaaactttataagactcaaaatatgtaacttttccctcATAGCTCAGAGGTGCTCTTCATACTTtcttcatacttttacttgagtattttttactttctttttgtgtctgcacttttatttaagtaacaaaactgagtacttacTATTGGTGGTATTATACTTCACTTACtacaatgcaaaataaaaatgtaaatgtaaatataatccatgtttttgtaaagttaGCAACAAATCCAGAGCTAATTTGCCAGAATAATGCTCTATTTCCAGTGTGAatcaataaagtttatcttaaGTCATAGTTCTATTGCCTTGCTGCCTCTAGTGACATTCTGGCGCTCCCTACAGGTGAGAATGGAGTAGTGCAGAACTCGGGCCAGACCCCAAAGAGAGAAGTGACCGGGGTGGAGGCCAAACTCCTGGGTCCCAGTCCAGACCAGGCCAGCGCGGACAACCCGGTGACCCTGGTGTTCATGGGATACAAAAccgtggaggaggagcaggagtcgCGCGCCGCCATGGAAGGGGTCGACGGCAACGTGAAGGCCGAGTTCGTGGTGATCGAAGACGGCgaggggaagggaggagagggcgcCACAGACGAGCAGGCGCCCCCTAATGGTAGCATGGCGGATAAGGAGAAGGCCAACGgggcggaggaggagaagaaggagaagaaacaGAGCTGCAAGTGCTGCACGGTCATGTGAGAGCCGGGTCtacgtgtgtgtacgtgtgtgtgcgtgtgtgtgactgtgtgaaagtgtgtgtgtgcgccagGACTGGACAAAGTAACACAACAAAAGCAGAAACACAGCCAATATCAACAAGAGCCCGAACAAGCTCAAGAACCACAAAGACTTAAAAGTACAACTCGACTTCTCCAATatgtatttgaattttaatttcaattgatatttttctatttttctgtcTTGACATTTATATTGTATTCATTATGTATATCTTATAATGAGACTGTGTACTGTAAAGTCATTGgtattattgtaaaaaaaaaaaaaacatcaaatgtaTTAGCTCGCTTTAGCTGAACAAATCTGGAAAACCTCCCAAAAAACGCTAAAGCTgaactatgtaacctttctgcgTGATCCGCCGCtcgcttttctccatggagattacaccgctttgcctggaatgtcccgcaATATGCCATTAAACGCATCCaccttacatttatttagttacaggtgttttatttctcaaaaaatacctgaaaaaacatgcatttttactctgaGCCAGGACTTCGTATATTCGTTTAACGCCATAAAGtgaaacatcccaggcaaaaaaaaatgtaaaaattaaaaatgagcGTCTCTATGGCAACAAGCAGCTCCAGAAAAgcgacatagtgcagctttatatAAACTATGAAGGACACAGTAAagatatatttctctgtgtagGCCTATCAACTGTTTATCGGTCAATGTCATAGTTGGAATATTGTCTGAGATCTTATTTTGAAtagtattttaatatattgatatgaaattatgttttatacaatgtatttattgtttttttggttcGGAATCATCTCAGTTCATCCTCTGCATGTGAGCTTGAAAGCAGATTACAATCATGAAGTGTCTTTGCTTTAAAATCGCAAATGTTCTGTTGGGTTACACTGGTCGTTTTTAACTTTTAGGGTTAGAGACGTTTCGCAGCAACGAGACAAAGAAGCAGTGAGTGAGTGGATACAGTTCTGTGCAAAAGGTTTTAGcaactttatatttaaaaaaacatgaaaaaactatGAAAATTTTAATCATAAGTAGTTTACGCTTGAAGATTTTCTAGTTTAAGATGCGTAAAGATGCTCTATATCTGTTTTCCTGTGTTGggtttgccacttgcttgtgtccatggagctcgctttgcctgaaatgttccataatatagcattaaatgtttctatcttgcgcatttatgtaacttttcactgcccaaaaacacaaacacacttaaaaaaacatgcattcttactggtATCGATCTGAGCTTTAATTCGGCGTGTGTTGTCATGCAGATCGATACGTTCAAAGCCACATTATGGAACATTACGGAGACAGGCACGTGgtgaaagttacacagcgcgACTTTAAACGCTCATTTCACGACTTTTGCGCAGCACTGTATACCTAtaactatttaattttttactaTATATGACAGATACTTTACGACGCATTGTAAGAAACCATTTCGCAGTGACTACAAACGTTCgaagtacttttgttttttgttttccactGTTAAATTTTATGTACAAACGTATCACTACGGTAGCATTGCATGAAGCCTTGCAAACTCGTCACTCGTCTGGTCTTTCCACCATCACCTCCACATGAATGTAACTGCGCAGGGGTCAAACTGGGACAAACGTTATGACATTTGTCCGGCTTGTTCAGCGTGCcactattattttattattattattatgataaaTAGCATTTTTTCTCTTCATGAACCAAATCAAATGTTGCTTATACATATTATTCACTGAGTGTGGTTGGCTGCTGTGCTCTCGTTCTCCCAGTTTAACCCCTGATAATAGATTTTAATTAGAAACacttaaatgtgtaaaatttaAAAGTTTAGCTGCACCCAGGTAGTTTTTTGGTCTATTATAGCAAAAAGTGGCCGGTTGAGACTTTTTTACAATCGATTAGGTCAGTGATACTCAGCTACTAATATCACCCGTTCACTCTTTCACGTTTATCATCACAACAAACTCAAGTTGGTGCTATTGCCGTGTCTTGCCGTCTGtccgtctgtctctccctccatcaGATTTTGGTCTACGGAAAGAGGATTGTGGGTAATCTGCCTCCTTCTTCGCATTTTTGAGCGAAAGAAAGTTCAGTACCAGATGCATTGTCTCAAGTCTTGCCTCCTGGTTCCTTCACACATTCCAATGGGAGGTCAACAGGCGTGGACTGATAAATTACGGTCTATGCTTTCCATATGTACGGCTTGAAACTCTGC from Periophthalmus magnuspinnatus isolate fPerMag1 chromosome 22, fPerMag1.2.pri, whole genome shotgun sequence includes these protein-coding regions:
- the palm1b gene encoding paralemmin 1b, producing the protein MAEVSQEERLQAIAEKRKRQTEIENKRRQLDDDRRQLQHLKSKALRERWLLDGAPEEEETKRRLQEDEVKTKLLEQVILRLEQEIEELETGVPAKGVAKENGGENGVVQNSGQTPKREVTGVEAKLLGPSPDQASADNPVTLVFMGYKTVEEEQESRAAMEGVDGNVKAEFVVIEDGEGKGGEGATDEQAPPNGSMADKEKANGAEEEKKEKKQSCKCCTVM